A portion of the Solea senegalensis isolate Sse05_10M linkage group LG17, IFAPA_SoseM_1, whole genome shotgun sequence genome contains these proteins:
- the ddx51 gene encoding ATP-dependent RNA helicase DDX51 produces the protein MSLFLVNRYLGEEEDGSISKESRSQALLAKLQQKAKEKQQQSLTEQRQQQLPKEPTQQQRVEKKRKAHKDSGQEFLHPKKKKKKANVHDLDSESHDEPVEQKKKKKKKKKNEEETEEEDVNDGQNPAGGQGDTEQEEAAEAENEKTAAPAGFKVVGGFENRPVQKVHRVLPQWLAQPDVIHRDIKNNLVPISDLSGLCSALVKRLQENGIQHFFPVQAEVIPAIMENMQRGLLIGRGGYKPRDICVSAPTGSGKTLAFVIPVIQMLMERVVCEVRALAVLPTKELAQQVCKVFTSYTEGTALKVVMLAGQRSFAAEQASLAEHRGDRRRSLADIVVATPGRLVDHINKNSGLCLQHLRFLIIDEADRMIDSMHQSWLSQVVKAVYKSGSEPRAMSIFRRTEPTHVTAASLSPPQMPLQKLLFSATLTQNPEKLQQLGLHQPRLFSSVHSDSTHKQDCFHFPQGLTEYYVPCMLSKKPLLLLHFILRMKLRPILCFTNSRETAHRLFLLVQLFGGVTAAEFSSRLSPGERKKKLKEFEQGKIQLLVSTDAAARGIDINGVKCVVNYDAPQYVRTYIHRIGRTARAGKAGLAFTFLLGVQEKRFLQMVVEAGSPGIQKQIVKPENLRSMEARFEVTLQELAKVIKSEKAR, from the exons ATGTCTCTGTTTCTTGTTAACAG ataTCTTGGGGAGGAAGAAGATGGAAGCATCTCAAAAGAATCTCGGTCTCAGGCATTATTGGCAAAACTGCAGCAGAAAGCAAAAGAGAAGCAGCAACAAAGTTTGACAGAACAGCGACAACAACAACTGCCCAAGGAACCAACCCAACAGCAACGTGtcgaaaagaaaagaaaagctcacAAGGACAGTGGTCAAGAGTTTCTACAccccaagaagaagaagaagaaagctaATGTACATGATCTGGACTCTGAAAGCCATGATGAGCCTGttgaacagaagaagaagaagaagaagaagaagaagaatgaggaggagacagaagaggaggatgtAAATGATGGACAGAATCCTGCag GAGGACAGGGGGACACAGAgcaagaagaagcagcagaggcagaaaatgagaaaactgCGGCTCCAGCTGGATTCAAAGTTGTAGGAGGGTTTGAAAACAGGCCTGTCCAAAAG GTGCACAGAGTCCTGCCTCAGTGGCTCGCTCAGCCTGACGTGATTCACagagacattaaaaacaacctgGTGCCCATCTCTGACCTCTCTGGACTGTGTTCAGCACTTGTGAAAAGACTGCAAGAAAATGGAATTCAACACTTCTTCCCAG TGCAAGCAGAGGTCATCCCTGCCAtcatggagaacatgcagagAGGACTGCTGATTGGACGTGGTGGCTACAAGCCCAGAGatatctgtgtgtctgcacctACAGGAAGTGGCAAGACGCTAGCATTCGTCATACCTGTCATACAG ATGCTGATGGAGAGGGTGGTGTGTGAAGTGCGGGCTTTGGCTGTGTTGCCAACCAAGGAGCTGGCTCAGCAG GTTTGCAAGGTGTTCACATCCTACACCGAGGGAACTGCCCTGAAAGTGGTCATGCTGGCCGGTCAGAGGTCCTTTGCTGCAGAGCAGGCTTCACTCGCAGAACACAG AGGCGACAGGAGACGCAGTTTAGCAGACATTGTTGTGGCGACTCCTGGACGACTGGTCGATCACATCAACAAGAATTCAGGCTTATGTCTCCAGCACCTGAGATTTCTG ATCATTGACGAGGCAGACAGGATGATTGACAGCATGCACCAGTCTTGGCTCAGTCAGGTGGTAAAGGCCGTCTACAAATCAGGAAGTGAACCCAGAGCCATGTCCATCTTCAGGAGAACTGAACCAACACATGTTACAGCAGCCAG TCTGTCTCCACCTCAGATGCCTCTACAGAAGCTGCTGTTTTctgccacactcacacagaacccagagaagctgcagcagctgggcCTCCACCAGCCCAGACTCTTCAGTTCTGTCCACAGTGACTCCACCCACAAGCAAGACTGCTTCCACTTCCCCCAAGGTCTGACG GAGTATTATGTTCCCTGTATGTTGAGCAAAaagcctctgctcctcctccacttcatCCTACGAATGAAGCTCCGCCCCATCCTCTGTTTCACCAACTCCAGAGAGACTGCACACAG GCTCTTCTTGCTGGTGCAGCTGTTTGGTGGAGTTACTGCTGCAGAGTtctcctctcgtctctctcctggcgagaggaagaagaagctgaaggaGTTTGAACAAGGAAAGATCcaact gttggtcAGCACAGACGCAGCAGCCAGAGGCATCGACATCAACGGCGTGAAGTGTGTGGTGAACTATGATGCACCACAGTACGTCAGGACGTATATCCACAG AATTGGAAGAACGGCACGAGCAGGAAAAGCAGGCCTCGCCTTCACCTTTCTACTCGGAGTACAg GAGAAGAGGTTTCTGCAGATGGTGGTGGAAGCAGGAAGCCCTGGGATTCAAAAACAGATCGTCAAACCTGAGAACCTGCGGAGTATGGAAGCCCGGTTTGAAGTCACCCTGCAGGAGCTGGCTAAGGTTATAAAG TCTGAGAAAgccagatga
- the smim8 gene encoding small integral membrane protein 8, translating to MSDKEAGKGKESPGEKGFRTPGLRGAKTTTLFRAVNPELFIKPNKPVMAFGLVTITLCVGYLGYLHAVKENNQELYEVIDSEGERYMRRKTSKWD from the exons ATGTCAGACAAAGAGGCCGGTAAAGGGAAGGAGAGTCCCGGGGAAAAAGGCTTCCGGACTCCCGGGCTGAGAGGAGCAAAGACTACCACACTGTTCCGAGCGGTCAACCCCGAACTCTTCATTAAACcc AATAAACCAGTGATGGCGTTCGGCCTGGTGACCATCACTCTGTGCGTGGGTTACCTGGGTTACCTGCACGCTGTGAAAGAGAACAACCAGGAGCTCTATGAAGTCATCGACAGTGAGGGGGAGAGATACATGAGGAGGAAGACATCCAAGTGGGACTGA